A stretch of the Candidatus Nealsonbacteria bacterium genome encodes the following:
- a CDS encoding arginine decarboxylase, pyruvoyl-dependent, which produces MIPQKFFFTKGTGVAREQLSAYEWALRDAGIAQFNLVSVSSILPPGCKKISRDKGVAVLKPGEVVFCVMARNETNEPNRLIGASVGCAIPVGNKRYGYLSEHHCFGETEEKAGDYAEDLAASMLASTLGMKFNPDDAWDTRKQAYKLSGKIVYTFNSTQTTRGNKDGLWTSVVAAVVFVP; this is translated from the coding sequence ATGATTCCTCAAAAGTTTTTTTTCACAAAGGGAACAGGAGTAGCCAGAGAACAATTAAGCGCTTATGAATGGGCCTTAAGAGACGCCGGCATTGCCCAATTTAATTTAGTTTCAGTTTCCAGTATTCTGCCCCCTGGCTGCAAAAAGATTTCCAGAGATAAAGGAGTGGCTGTTTTAAAACCAGGAGAGGTTGTTTTTTGTGTGATGGCTCGGAACGAAACCAATGAACCAAATAGATTAATAGGAGCTTCTGTTGGTTGTGCCATCCCTGTCGGAAATAAAAGATATGGCTATCTTTCCGAACATCATTGTTTTGGTGAAACCGAAGAAAAAGCCGGAGATTATGCCGAAGACTTAGCAGCCTCTATGTTGGCCTCTACTCTTGGAATGAAATTTAACCCCGACGATGCTTGGGACACCAGGAAACAGGCATATAAATTAAGCGGTAAAATTGTCTATACCTTCAATAGTACTCAAACTACTCGGGGCAACAAAGATGGTCTTTGGACCTCGGTGGTGGCGGCAGTAGTTTTTGTTCCATAA